From Danio aesculapii chromosome 18, fDanAes4.1, whole genome shotgun sequence, a single genomic window includes:
- the LOC130246075 gene encoding coiled-coil domain-containing protein 106-like gives MPGNTEATVAPTAFLHIKNKQLQICEAKKKQHTVTEKISDLTKETDSLQQQVGQSTDDGWTIDTSSSAKLSPGASSFSLSSSPSSSSSSSSPSSSSSCSLSSSSTDSSDSDKKSKKTRKKKKKHHHQSHKKKDKRKKKKKENRHHGKRRARHPEEVIKRYGKVLKAYKKGKKLSVAYRKVGVDRNTIVANAPICELAVVAPKKFKELLVAHTPQQRLQDFAKKCLEVFNNDPNLLRDVEHQKKKGKLIPLATKA, from the exons ATACTGAGGCAACAGTAGCTCCAACAGCATTTTTACATATTAAGAATAAGCAGCTTCAGATCTGTGAGGCCAAGAAGAAGCAGCACACAGTCACAGAAAAAATCAGTGACCTGACTAAGGAGACAGACTCCCTCCAGCAACAAGTTGGTCAAA GCACAGATGACGGTTGGACAATTGACACATCTTCCTCTGCCAAGTTGTCTCCTGGTGCATCTTCTTTCTCTTTATCCTCCAGTCCATCCAGCTCCTCTTCGTCCTCAAGTCCATCCAGTTCCTCTTCATGCAGCTTATCATCCTCATCAACTGATTCTTCTGATTCAGACAAGAAATCAAAGAAAACACGCAAGAAGAAAAAGAAGCACCACCACCAAAGTCACAAGAAAAAGGacaagaggaagaaaaaaaagaaggaaaacagGCACCATGGCAAGCGCAGAG CACGTCATCCTGAGGAGGTCATCAAGAGATACGGCAAAGTCCTTAAGGCGTACAAGAAAGGAAAAAAGCTGAGTGTGGCATATCGAAAGGTCGGTGTTGACCGAAATACCATCGTCGCCAATGCCCCGATCTGTGAGCTGGCTGTTGTGGCCCCGAAGAAGTTCAAGGAGTTGCTGGTTGCTCATACACCACAGCAACGACTTCAAGActttgcaaaaaaatgtctgGAAGTGTTCAATAATGATCCAAACCTTTTAAGGGATGTTGAACATCAAAAGAAAAAGGGAAAACTGATTCCTTTGGCTACAAAAGCTTAG